The Eleginops maclovinus isolate JMC-PN-2008 ecotype Puerto Natales chromosome 18, JC_Emac_rtc_rv5, whole genome shotgun sequence genome segment GTTAAGAGTCACATAGGAGTATGGGATTGGCACATTAGTATTGAAAGGACCAAAGCAGGCTTCACTAGATCCAGAAGTTGAAGAGGTAATATTTGAAGCTTTGAAGGCAGCCCGGACACCGTCTGGGAGTAAGGGAGAGAGCTTTATTGTATTGTACAACAAAGTGTACACATAACGTATTTGAAGCATACTTTCTGTGGATATGTTGGTTTAAATGTACCATCCATCAGTGAATGTGTGTTCACCTGTGAGCTCCTTTACTCTGTATTTCAGTGCTCTGATATTGTGCCACAAAGATTTAGTCCTTATGAAGGTGTCATCTTCTAGTTGAAACATGTCTTTGGCAGCACAGCAGCAGCCACGCTGGTGATCAAAGGCACATTTGCAGTCCCATTTGTTACAGTCCAGAGGTGTGTTCAAGCTGACTGGAATAGGGACCGgtgagaaaaagaacaaaacagagCAGGTTATGTGAGGGAGAAGTTCAGCATGGAGGGACAGAGGGGTCAGTTTGAACCAGGAAGTTCTCTGTCGACTTTATCTGACTTataaaacagaagagaaaacatGTTAGTGTTGCAAAGCATTCATAATAGTCGAACAGCTGACAGATGATATGATCCATGAACATGACATCTCTAAACTATGTGGATCAGTGCTAGATGATATAATATCATCTTCAACCAAATCATTTGAAGGTCTCAATGGATATGTTAtggttttagaaaatgtataagAATAAGAATTAAACAGTTTGAAGATGTCAGATAATATGTGTTACTggtcatttgttttattgatttcatGTTACTGTAAAAGTGTGTTAAGTATTGGCAGGTGTGATTGGCAGATCATTACAGTTAAATAATACTTGCTTCTCATGGCTCCTTTCAGCATGGGCTCTTTAAACTACtcaaagtgtacatgtttttgtgAATTGTTTACCACAAGTGgatcaaaataaacaatgagATATGTAGCTGCTTACGTGCAGCCTGTTTCAGTATTTCAGATACGGTCTGGGCCTCTGCAGGACCACTGAGAAACAGCGGCCCCAACAGGAACAACACTGGTAAAACAAccatctgaaataaaaaagaatgaatcAGTTTGGGATCAGTCATGGATGAATATAAACCCAGAGCAGGATTTAAAAAGTGATTCACATGTAAGACCAATTTTCAAACCAGTTAAAACACGTCTCTGATTTGTTGTCTGCTCTGGGTTACAATAAACGGTGGCAAAGTGTGAAAGAATAGATTATTTTTGGAGCCCAAATTCCCCAAATAATCTTTTAAAATTTGAATTAACCATTTTATAATTTTATTATGATATTCTATTCTGAAAAAGCCAAACAGTTAAGCCTTAAGCTATATAGTTTCTGTACCCTTTTTCCTGTGATCAGAAATATTTTGAACGCTTACAttattatgtaaaataataattatgaataATGATGTAAAACAACTCAAAAGTGACTGTAAGTAGATCTTAAAATAGTCACCCTGGTGCTTTATCTATTAGAAGTGATTTGAGGTCACAACAAtaactgattacattttgaggTCACATTCAAACTCCAGATGTGTTAAATGATTTCTCAAACCTGTACTTGATCCACCATccttcatcatcattttttaatcaCTCATTGTTTGGTATAATAACTGATGGTTGACAGCCGGTTTCCTTTTTCAAACAATCATAGAAGCTTAATAAGTATAGAAACATAAAACttacttttgtttgttcctCCCTCTTCTTGCTCAAGGTTCTGTGAGTTTGTCAAACTGAGAGTCAAGGTTTAAAGCAGGGGATGGTTTTAGCTTCTTATTGATGCACAACAGGTGAACCTCCCCATGAGGACGTAAATGACGCCTCCTcccaagcagacacacacacatacacacccacaaaTGTACC includes the following:
- the cbln18 gene encoding cerebellin 18, which gives rise to MVVLPVLFLLGPLFLSGPAEAQTVSEILKQAALSLNTPLDCNKWDCKCAFDHQRGCCCAAKDMFQLEDDTFIRTKSLWHNIRALKYRVKELTDGVRAAFKASNITSSTSGSSEACFGPFNTNVPIPYSYVTLNHDNGYNPALGTFTAPVAGVYVFSVTVFSQVEENERLYHNVQMMKNQEPIVGVWENNREDSEDNANQNVVLELQRGDQVYIVLISGRRLCKLLGENIFTGYMLYPHADPYIDMYE